Proteins encoded by one window of Mercenaria mercenaria strain notata chromosome 4, MADL_Memer_1, whole genome shotgun sequence:
- the LOC123553397 gene encoding carbohydrate sulfotransferase 1-like isoform X2, with the protein METRSVDSKILTGNVITARKTLRNTCVILVAIATLYACLTIRIKSGFNVGDVLPPAPVETVHNRTTAFRKNRSQMVLNRNEVSSSSYPYANNIQSKDSINTHRNDPYADSMETREKENGTYNFYAQKDKTALDDTEESTQKKQNVHSNKKIVLIVAYMRSGSTLTGSLFQAYPGTFYVFEPLRFLVGAFNGLARNNKTYTTLKYANGTNRNYSASQKSKVIFDELNSWLNCKIESISIRSLTNIHHREHTKVMRTFYYCTKGRLGSSVTQANAKLKQCFKTAVSSCENAPLRAIKLIRMSIEEASKLLPLYPNMKIIHLVRDPRGIMNSRFKINEVTKKSFKKSVEGHCSSVDKDLKSSKEILQKFPNRLKIVHYEDLAERPIEIARALIKFAELPFVKAMQTFTRQQTHASRDSGAFSTQRKNSTKTANKWRWQMDPENAGFIFNMCNASNSVLGYLP; encoded by the exons ATGGAGACACGCAGCGTAGATTCCAAAATCCTCACAGGCAACGTTATAACCGCCCGAAAGACGCTCCGTAATACATGTGTGATtcttgttgccatagcaactTTATATGCTTGTTTAACTATCAGGATTAAAAGTGGGTTCAACGTAGGAG atGTATTACCCCCTGCTCCTGTAGAAACTGTCCACAACAGAACAACCGCTTTTAGAAAGAATCGCTCACAGATGGTTCTAAATAGAAATGAAGTTTCATCGAGTTCATACCCCTACGCCAATAATATTCAATCAAAAGATTCCATTAACACTCACAGGAATGATCCATATGCTGACTCAATGGAAACAAGGGAGAAAGAGAACGGAACCTATAACTTTTATGCTCAGAAAGATAAAACTGCATTAGATGATACAGAGGAAAGTACCCAAAAGAAACAGAACGTCCATAGCAACAAAAAGATAGTTTTGATTGTGGCGTATATGAGGAGTGGGTCGACTTTAACAGGATCTCTCTTTCAAGCATATCCGGGCACATTCTATGTATTTGAACCACTCAGATTTTTAGTTGGGGCATTTAATGGACTAGCACGTAACAATAAAACATATACTACATTGAAATATGCCAATGGAACAAACAG gaaCTACTCAGCATCACAGAAAAGTAAAGTAATTTTTGATGAACTGAATAGCTGGCTGAATTGCAAGATTGAGTCTATAAGTATACGAAGTCTAACCAACATTCACCACAGAGAGCATACAAAGGTCATGCGGACGTTTTATTATTGTACGAAAGGGCGTTTGGGATCTAGTGTAACTCAAGCTAACGCAAAacttaaacaatgttttaaaacagCAGTATCTTCCTGCGAGAATGCACCGCTAAGGGCAATCAAATTAATACGCATGTCAATTGAAGAAGCTTCAAAGTTGCTACCATTGTAtccaaatatgaaaattatacaTCTTGTTAGAGATCCCAGAGGAATTATGAATTCTAGGTTCAAGATTAATGAAGTAACAAAGAAAAGTTTCAAAAAGAGCGTGGAAGGACATTGCTCTTCAGTCGATAAAGATTTGAAAAGTTCGAAAGAAATTCTGCAAAAGTTTCCAAATAGGTTAAAAATTGTGCACTACGAAGATCTAGCCGAGAGACCAATAGAAATTGCACGAGCTTTGATTAAATTTGCAGAATTACCATTTGTTAAAGCTATGCAAACTTTTACCCGTCAACAGACACATGCATCGCGTGATTCAGGTGCATTTAGTACTCAAAGAAAAAATTCGACCAAGACAGCTAATAAATGGAGGTGGCAAATGGACCCCGAAAATGctggttttattttcaatatgtgCAATGCAAGCAATTCTGTTTTGGGTTATCTCCCCTGA
- the LOC123553398 gene encoding placenta-specific gene 8 protein-like produces MSKTSLPPAEVYAPHPPDYQSHTYPSHGYQPPSHHHPPAQHTTFAPVTHQPVSQSTNVQLTMAGAVATNPTRFRPWTTDLCGCMQDIETCMMAWCCTPCFLAKLSKEMDECVCTSCCVPGALMAMRVKVRAANRIKGSICEDCIITSCCPLLTMCQMKRELDNVALKKPGTQL; encoded by the exons ATGAGCAAGACCAGTCTACCTCCGGCCGAAGTTTACGCTCCACATCCACCTGATTACCAGTCGCATACATACCCGTCACATGGCTACCAGCCACCATCCCACCATCATCCGCCGGCACAACATACTACATTCGCTCCCGTCACACATCAG CCTGTGAGCCAGTCAACAAACGTCCAACTGACTATGGCAGGTGCGGTGGCGACGAATCCTACACGGTTCCGACCTTGGACAACTGATCTTTGTGGTTGTATGCAAGACATTGAAACAT GTATGATGGCATGGTGTTGTACTCCGTGTTTCCTAGCCAAGCTTTCTAAGGAGATGGACGAATGTGTGTGTACATCGTGCTGTGTTCCCGGTGCTCTAATGGCCATGAGGGTGAAGGTCAGGGCAGCAAACAGAATTAAG GGAAGTATATGTGAAGACTGTATCATTACAAGCTGCTGTCCATTGTTGACAATGTGTCAGATGAAGAGAGAATTGGACAATGTTGCCCTGAAGAAACCCGGTACACAACTGTAG
- the LOC123553397 gene encoding carbohydrate sulfotransferase 1-like isoform X1 produces the protein METRSVDSKILTGNVITARKTLRNTCVILVAIATLYACLTIRIKSGFNVGAVDVLPPAPVETVHNRTTAFRKNRSQMVLNRNEVSSSSYPYANNIQSKDSINTHRNDPYADSMETREKENGTYNFYAQKDKTALDDTEESTQKKQNVHSNKKIVLIVAYMRSGSTLTGSLFQAYPGTFYVFEPLRFLVGAFNGLARNNKTYTTLKYANGTNRNYSASQKSKVIFDELNSWLNCKIESISIRSLTNIHHREHTKVMRTFYYCTKGRLGSSVTQANAKLKQCFKTAVSSCENAPLRAIKLIRMSIEEASKLLPLYPNMKIIHLVRDPRGIMNSRFKINEVTKKSFKKSVEGHCSSVDKDLKSSKEILQKFPNRLKIVHYEDLAERPIEIARALIKFAELPFVKAMQTFTRQQTHASRDSGAFSTQRKNSTKTANKWRWQMDPENAGFIFNMCNASNSVLGYLP, from the exons ATGGAGACACGCAGCGTAGATTCCAAAATCCTCACAGGCAACGTTATAACCGCCCGAAAGACGCTCCGTAATACATGTGTGATtcttgttgccatagcaactTTATATGCTTGTTTAACTATCAGGATTAAAAGTGGGTTCAACGTAGGAG ctgtagatGTATTACCCCCTGCTCCTGTAGAAACTGTCCACAACAGAACAACCGCTTTTAGAAAGAATCGCTCACAGATGGTTCTAAATAGAAATGAAGTTTCATCGAGTTCATACCCCTACGCCAATAATATTCAATCAAAAGATTCCATTAACACTCACAGGAATGATCCATATGCTGACTCAATGGAAACAAGGGAGAAAGAGAACGGAACCTATAACTTTTATGCTCAGAAAGATAAAACTGCATTAGATGATACAGAGGAAAGTACCCAAAAGAAACAGAACGTCCATAGCAACAAAAAGATAGTTTTGATTGTGGCGTATATGAGGAGTGGGTCGACTTTAACAGGATCTCTCTTTCAAGCATATCCGGGCACATTCTATGTATTTGAACCACTCAGATTTTTAGTTGGGGCATTTAATGGACTAGCACGTAACAATAAAACATATACTACATTGAAATATGCCAATGGAACAAACAG gaaCTACTCAGCATCACAGAAAAGTAAAGTAATTTTTGATGAACTGAATAGCTGGCTGAATTGCAAGATTGAGTCTATAAGTATACGAAGTCTAACCAACATTCACCACAGAGAGCATACAAAGGTCATGCGGACGTTTTATTATTGTACGAAAGGGCGTTTGGGATCTAGTGTAACTCAAGCTAACGCAAAacttaaacaatgttttaaaacagCAGTATCTTCCTGCGAGAATGCACCGCTAAGGGCAATCAAATTAATACGCATGTCAATTGAAGAAGCTTCAAAGTTGCTACCATTGTAtccaaatatgaaaattatacaTCTTGTTAGAGATCCCAGAGGAATTATGAATTCTAGGTTCAAGATTAATGAAGTAACAAAGAAAAGTTTCAAAAAGAGCGTGGAAGGACATTGCTCTTCAGTCGATAAAGATTTGAAAAGTTCGAAAGAAATTCTGCAAAAGTTTCCAAATAGGTTAAAAATTGTGCACTACGAAGATCTAGCCGAGAGACCAATAGAAATTGCACGAGCTTTGATTAAATTTGCAGAATTACCATTTGTTAAAGCTATGCAAACTTTTACCCGTCAACAGACACATGCATCGCGTGATTCAGGTGCATTTAGTACTCAAAGAAAAAATTCGACCAAGACAGCTAATAAATGGAGGTGGCAAATGGACCCCGAAAATGctggttttattttcaatatgtgCAATGCAAGCAATTCTGTTTTGGGTTATCTCCCCTGA